Part of the Paenibacillus aurantius genome, ACCGCCGTCACGCGGTAATGGTCCCCGTTCGGAACGTAGACGGAGCAGGGGGGCTTTTTCTCGAAAATGCTCATCCGGTCGCCCACGTTCTCCCAAGCTTCCCGGGCCGTCGCGACATCCGCCCGGCCGCTCAGCAGAACCAGGCAAACCTCCCGGTCCCCGGTTTCCCGGCGTATGGTCTCTCCGGGGGAAAGCCGGAGCACCTCGAAGCCCACATACTCCCACCCGGCGGATTCGGGGGTAATGTTCATCAGCCTTCCTTCCGGACCGGGCGGTTGGGCCGGCGATACGATCAGGTTGGACATGGTGCGCACCTCGTTTCCGTAGTATTCCGGCGGTCAGGCCGGATGTGTTCTAATGAGCGAAGGTTACTTGCTTTCTCAGCTCGCTGATTTCGGACAGCTTCACCGGACGGTTCAGCTTCTGGGACAGCTTGGCGGCAAGTGCGATCCGTTCCGCCTGCAGGGCATCGGTGCCGTCGACCGCAAGCGGCGTCCCGTTAACGAGCGAGTCGATAAACCGCTTGGTCTCTTCGACATAGGCCTCGTTGTAGCGTTCGAGGAAGAAATGAAGCGGCTTGTCGCTTGTGATCCCTTCCGAGGTACTGACGACGGCCGTATTGGGATGATCGTTTGCGACGCTTACGCTGCCGCCCGAACCGAAAACCTCCACCCGCTGGTCGTACCCGTAAACCGCCTTGCGGCTGTTGTCGATCATGCCGAGCACATCGTTCTCGAAGCGGAGGAACGTCACGGCCGTGTCGATATCACCGAACTCGGCGAACGCCTGATCGATCATCACGCTTCCCTGGGCGTACACCTCGGATACCTCGCTCCCCGTCAGGAAGCGGGCCATGTCGAAGTCATGAATCGCCATATCCATAAAAAGTCCTCCCGAAACCCGGATATAATCCCGGTGAGGGGGATTCGGGTCCCGGGACGTAATTTTCACGAGATGGGGCTCCCCGATCGTTCCCCCGGCAATGTGCTCCCGGACTCTTTTGAAATTGTGGTCAAACCGGCGGTTGAAGCCGATCTGCAGCTTGACCCCCGCTTTGCGGACGGCTTCAATCGCTTCCTCGGTCTGGTCGATGTCCATGCTGACCGGCTTCTCGCAGAAAACGTGCTTGCCGGCCTCCGCAGCCTGTTTGATCAGCGGAACATGCGTGTCCGTCGACGAGCAGATGAACAGCGCATCGATCTCCGGATCGTTGATCAGGTCCGCGCTGTCCGTCGTCAGGGTGCGGATGCCGCGTTCGTCCGCCCAGGCCTTCAGCTCGGGGCCGGCGAACAAATCGCTTACCGCCTTCACTTCGACCTCCGGCAGGCGGAGGAGGTTCTCCGTATGAATTTTGCCGATCCGTCCGGCGCCGATGATTCCAATTCTGATCTTCGTCATGATAGGCTTCCTCCTGCTTTTCCCGAGCTTTGAAACAGACGAATTTTGTCCTGCACCGCCGACTGGATGGCCTGGCGGGCCGGAATAAGGTAAGACCGCGGATCATAGGCCTCTGGATGCTCCGCCAGATAGGCGCGGATAACGGCCGTGCAGGCGGCCTGGTTGTCGGTGTTCACGTTGATTTTGGCCGTTCCGAGCGAGATGGCCTGACGGATCTCCTCTTCCGGAAGGCCGCTTCCGCCGTGAAGCACGAGAGGCAGGCCGGTCAGGCGCCGGATTTCGCCCATCCGTTCGAAGCCGAGCTTCGGCTGGCCCCGGTACGGACCGTGCACGGAGCCGAGGGCGGGGGCGAGACAGTCGATGCCCGTTTCGCGGACCATCCGGACGCACTCTTCCGTGACGGCGTACATTGCCTCCGCCTCGTCCACGACGAGGTCGTCTTCCCGGCCGGTAATCCGCCCGAGCTCCGCCTCTACCGAGGCTCCCAGGGCGTGGGCGGCTTCCGTCACGCGGGCCGTGATGTCGATATTGCGGTCCAGCTCATGATGCGACGCATCGATCATGACGGACGTGAAGCCCGCGTGGAGCGCTCGTAGGCACACCTCGTAGGAGGAGCCGTGATCCAGGTGAAGGGCGACCGGAACGGTTGTGCCGTAATGCTCCATGAGCGACCGGACCATGCCCGCGATGCAGGGCAGGCCTCCCATGTAAGGGATATACGCTTCGCTGACTCCAAGGATCACGGGGGTCTTCTCTTCCTCCGCCGCCAGCAGAATGGCCTGGGTGAACTCCAGGTTGTTTAAATTGAACTGCCCGACGGCATAGCCTCCTTCCAAGGCCTGCCGTAGCATGGATGTCATGGAAACCAGCTTCATCGTCAACTTCCTTTCCCATGGCCTAACGACGGCCATCCGTTAGCTTACCAGCGGGTGGTGACCATTTTCTTGCGGGTATAGAACTCGACTCCGTCCATGCCGTTGGCATGAAGATCGCCGTAGAACGACTTCTTCCAGCCCGAGAAGGGGAAGAACGCCATCGGAGCCGGGACTCCCAGGTTGACGCCAAGCATTCCCGCGTCGATCGTTTCGCGGAACTGGCGCATGTTCGCCCCGCTGCGGGTAAAGAGGCACGCCCCGTTCGCAAAGTCGGACTGATTGGCGTAAGCAATGGCCTCTTCCAAGCTTTCCGCCCTCATGATGGAAAGCACCGGAGCGAAGATTTCGTCCTCCCACAGCTTCATGCCGGTTTGAACCCCGTCAAACAGCGTGGGCCCGACAAAATAGCCTTGGCCGGATACCGCCTCATCGCTGCGTCCGTCCCGTACCAGCTGTGCCCCTTCCTTCTCTCCATTCTCGATGTAGGAAAGCGTCCGCTCCTTGTGAGGACCGCGGATAACGGGGCCGAGGAAGGTCCCCTCCTCCATGCCGTTGCCGATCGTAAGCTTATCCGACGCTTCCTTCAGCCGGCTGACGAGCTCCTCGCCGATCTCTCCGACGGCCACCACCACGGAGCAGGCCATGCAGCGTTCCCCGGCCGAGCCGAAGGCGGCGTTGATGATCTCCTTCACGGCCAGGTCGAGGTCGGCATCCGGCAAGACGATCGAATGGTTCTTCGCTCCCGCGAGAGCCTGAACCCTTTTGCCGTTCGCCGAGGCCGTCTTGTACACATACTCCGCCACCGGCTGGGAGCCGACGAAGGATACGGCCCGGATGCCCGGGTGCTCCAGAATCCCGTTCACCACATCGCGGGCCCCATGGACGATATTAAACACTCCTTCCGGAAGACCGGCTTCCTGGAAGAGCTCGGCGAGCCGGTTCGCAAGCAGCGGGGTGCGCTCGGACGGCTTCAGCACGAACGTGTTCCCGCAGGCGATCGCAAGCGGAAACATCCAGCACGGCACCATCATCGGAAAGTTAAACGGCGTAATGCCGCCGACGACTCCCACGGGGTAGCGGAACATGCCCGATTCGAGGTTCGTCGCAATGTCCGGCAGCTGCTTGCCCATCATGAGATTGGGGGCTCCGGCCGCGAACTCCACGCATTCGATGCCGCGCTGCACTTCGCCGTACGCTTCGCCGTAGCTCTTGCCGTTCTCCAGTGTCACGAGCCGGGCCAGCTCTTCCCAGTGCTCAACGAGCAGCTGCTGGTACTTGAACAGTACCCGCGCCCTCTTCGGAACCGGCGTACGGCTCCAGCCCGCGAAGGCCTTCTCCGCCGCCTGCACCGCGCGGTCCACGTCCTCCTTAGTAGATAGGGGGACCTGGGCCAGAATCTCCTCCGTCGCCGGGTTATAGACGGCCTCCGTCTCCTGTGCTGCGGATTCGACCCATTCACCGCCGATCCAATTCTTCAACCGTTCTGCCATCGTGATGTACCCCTTTCCTCGTTCCTTAATTGGCGGTAATTTCCCCGCGTTCGCAGCGGGCGATATAGTCGTCCACCTGGGCCGACGTCGGCATGGCGTCCGAGCAGCTGTGGCTCGAGATGACGATGCAGGCCGCGGCACTTCCGTACTCCATGCTCTTCTCCAGCGTCCAGCCCTGCATCAGGCCGTACAGGAAGCCGGCGGCGTAGGAATCCCCGGCTCCGAAAGTTTTGACCACCTTGGCGGGGAACGTCTGGGCGCGGTGCTCCTGCCCGTCCTTCGTGTAGGCGATGGAGCCGTCCTTGCCGTGCTTGATGATCACGATCTGCGCCGAGTGGCGGAACCATTTGGACGCCGTCACCTGATCGCTCCGCTCCGGGTTCTGCTCGAAGCGCTCCATCATGTCAAACTCCTCGCGCGTGCCGAGGATAATGTCGCATTTCTCCGCCGCCAGGTTGTAGTACACGGCGGTTTCTTCTGCCGAGGTCCAAGTGTAAGGCCGGAAGTCCAGATCGAAGGCGATGACGCAGCCATGCTTTTTGGCATAATCGAGGGCAAGGAACACCGCTTCCCGGGAAGGGCTTGCGGCAAGCGCTGTGCCGGAGATGAGAAGCATTTTCGAACGGGCGATGACGTCCTCGCGGACTTCTCCCGGCGTCAGCTTGAGGTCCGCCGCGTTGTCCCGGTACATGAGGATGCTGCAGTCCGTCGGGCTTTTGATCTCGGTAAAAGCCAGACCGGTCACGGCGCCCGTCCGGTCCGTCACGACATTTCCCGTCTCAATCCCGTTGCGGGTCAAATAGTCTTCGATGAACCGGCCCATCTGGTCGTCGGCGATTTTGCCGATAAAGGCCGTTTTGAGCCCGAGCCTAGACAGCCCGATCGTGATATTGGCAGGGGAGCCCCCGACATACTTGGTAAACGTGCTCGTCTGTTCCATGGGACGGTTGATTTCATTTGCGTTCAGATCGATGCACAATCGGCCGATGGCCGTAAAATCCAGCTCTTTGGAAGAAGGAAAAGCTACATAAGTCATCGTTAGTCACCCGCCTTTGCCGGAGTTAGGGATTCCAAATACTTGATCGCTTGCTGCGCCAGCTCATAGGCCGGATGCTCCGCCGGGTCCTGTTCCCCTTCTAGCATCGCCCAGCCGCTGTAGCCCCGATCCAACAATTCCGAGAGGACGGGCCGGAAATCGAGATCACCGTCACCCGGGACGGTAAAGACTCCCCGCCGGATGCACGTGATGAAATCGGCGTTCTCGGCTCTTGCTTCCTCCAGGACGGAGCGGCGGATATCCTTCAGATGAATATAGGCGATGCGGTCGTAATGCTTGCGCAGCACATCCAGCGGCTCCGCTCCGCCGTAATAGGCATGGCCCGTATCGAACAGAAGATAGACCAATTGGGGATCGGTGATTTCCATCAGGCGGTCGATCTCTTCGGGACGCTCGACCGCCGTGCCTCCATGATGGTGGTACGTAAGCTTCAGCCCGTGCTCCCTGGCGATGGCTCCCGCGGCATTCAAGCCCTCGGCGAGACTCGCCCATCCCTCCTCGTCGAGACGAAGAACCTCCCTCTCATTCGGCGTTCGCCGGGGATCGAAATGCAGCGACCCACCGACCTCACAGGTGCTGATCACTTCGCTGCCCATCTCCTTCAGGAACAGCACATGCTTCCGGTATGCTTCCAGCTCCTCCTCCCGGTAAGAGGGGTCCGAGAACAGCACGGACTTCCATTGGGAAACGAGCTGAAGGTTCCGGCGGGCGAGCTCCTGCTTGAGGATGGATGGATCCGTCGGATACTTGCGGCCCATCTCGGTTCCGCGCAGCCCGAGCGCCTGCATTTCGTCAACGATCTGCTCAAAAGGGGTGCTTTCCCCGTGCTCCTTAACGTCCTCGCCGACCCAGTTGATCGGATGCGCCCCCAGCCGGAAAGGCCAATTCGGCATTGCCATAAATGGAATCTTCCTCTCATTCAGAATGGTTTAGCGGCTTGAATCCGTTTCTTCATTTCCTGGTGGGCTTCGACGACCTTCCCGCTCTCCGACACCTCCGGCACGCCCACATTCCACCACGACTCATAGCCGTCCGTGTTGGTTCCCGGAACGACAGGAATCTCGATCAGCGTCGTCCGGTTCTCCTTCTTGGCATCGGCGATGGCCTGGCGCAGCTCCTCGGCGGTACTGGCCTTGTAGGATGCGGCCCCCAGGCTGCGGGCATGCGCCGCGAAATCGATCGGCAGGTACCCGCCCGTCAGGCGGCCCGTTTCCTTCTCACGGTAGCGGAATTCGTTGCCGAAGCCGTCGCTTCCGTGCCCGCGCTGCAGGTTGTGGATGCATTGAAAGCCGTGGTTGTCGAACAGCAGCACGGTGATTTTGCGGCCTTCCTGCAGGCTCGTGATCAGCTCGGAATGCAGCATCAGGTAGCTGCCGTCCCCGACGAGGGCATAGACTTCCCGGTCCGGATCGGCGAGTGCGGCGCCGAAGGCTCCGCTTACCTCATAGCCCATGCAGGAGAAGCCGTATTCCATATGGTAGGTGCGCGGCTCTTCCGGCCTCCACAGCCGGTGCAGGTCCCCCGGAAGGCTTCCCGCCGCGCATACGACGACGGAGCCGGCCCCGATGGATTCCTGGATGACGCCGAGGGCGCGGGTCTGCGCGAGTCCTTCTTCATGCTCCAGTGCATACAGCCGGTCCACTTCCGCTTCCCATTCCCGCTTTAAGGCCGCGATTTCCCCTTCGGCATACCCGGAACGGTAAGGGGAATCGCCTTCCCCGGTTAATGCCTCGCGCAAGGCGGCCAAGCCTTCGGCCGCATCGGCCTGTATGGCCGCCCCTCCCCACTTGGCGGAGTCGAAGGCGCTTACATTGAGGTTCAGGAACTGAACCTCCGGATGACCGAACGCCGATTTCGACGCGGTCGTAAAATCGGAGTAGCGCGTCCCGACGCCGATGATGAGGTCGGCCTCCCGGGCGAGCCGGTTCGCGGCGCTCGTGCCGGTTACCCCAACCCCTCCTGTATTCAGGGGATGGTTCCACGGCAGGGAGCTTTTGCCCGCCTGGGTTTCGGCTACCGGGATATGGAACGCCTCGGCAAATTCCTTCAGCTCCTCCATCGCTCCGGAGTAGAGAACCCCGCCTCCCGCGATCAGGAGCGGTCTCTTCTTCCCGCGAAGCAGGTCCGCTGCGCGCTTTACCGCTTCCTTAGAAGCCGGCTGCCGGTCCACATAATGAACCCGCCGGGTGAAGAACTCCTCCGGGTAGTCGTAGGCTTCCGCCTGCACATCCTGCGGGAGCGCCAGCGTTACGGCTCCGGTCTCCGCCGGGTTCGTCAGAACCCTCATCGCCTGCAGCGCGGCGGACATAAGCTGCTCCGGTCGGACGATCCGGTCCCAATACCGGCTGACGGCCTTGAACGGGTCGTTCGCAGAGACCGTATAGTCCCCCGGCACTTCGAGCTGCTGCAAAACCGGATCCGGCTGCCGGGAAGCGAAGTTATCGCCCGGAAGCAGGAGCACGGGAATGCGGTTGACGGTGGCGGTGGCCGCCGCGGTCACCATGTTAAGCGCGCCGGGGCCGATGGAGGTGGTGCAGGCCATGATCCGGCGCCGGGCGCTCTGCTTGGCGAAGGCCGCCGCTGCGTGCACCATTCCCTGCTCATTTTTTCCCTGGATGTACACAAGGCTCCCCGGGCTCCGCTCCAGCGCCTCCCCTATGCCGGTCACATTCCCGTGGCCAAAAATGCCCATCACTCCATGCACGAACTTCGTTTCCCTGCCATCGACCGACAGGTACTGCTGATCCAGAAACTTCAGCAGAGCCTGAGCCATCGTCAGCCTAATGGTTCCCATGAGCGTCCTCCTTCAAATGGATTAAGCGCTTAATCTTGTCCGTAAAAAAAAGCGTTTGTCTTTTTACTAATTTATTTAGGACTATGCTGCACCTGCCGTTTACCGGCCTGCTTATATATAAGGTTAGGCTTGCCGGAGGCAATTTTTCTGTTTCTACACTGGCCGAATAAAGAAATGGCCTTGGTTTTTAAGATGAGGTTAAGCGCTTATTCTCACGATATCATGAAACCCCTTTCCTTCGCAATCTTTTTTTAGGCAATCCGGGATGAATTCTTGAAAGCTGGAAGGCAGGGAAAACGGGTCGTTGCCACCGTAACTTCTCTCTTCCGGGGTACCGGCAATAAGGAGGGATCGTGGCTGATCCAGCCTTTTAGTTCCGCCTTCCTAAAAAACCTCTGCAGTTCTGCGTAGCTGGACGTCTTAAGGAGCAGCTTTTCCGAATCGAAAACCAAGGCCGCGGGGAATTGTTGAAGCCCGAATGCCTCCTTTGCCTCCGGCATGTCGTACATCCCGATAATATTCTCTATTTTCGATTGGTAGGGGTTTAGATCGAGCAGTGCTTTGTTAAAAGAAAGCTTCATCTGTGCGCTGTCGGCGTAAACGAGATAGACCTGGTATAGTCCTTCATCACTCGAAACCCATTTCGAAGTAAATTTCTCTTCAGCAGTGGTGCAGCCCGTCAACAAAAAGCTAACTAACAGAACAATCGGAAATGCTCTCATCCGGAGCCTCCTTCGTCGGTCTATTCCTACAAATCCTCGAACCCTAAGAGGGCAACCGACAGAACCCCAACAGCCAGGATATGAACAATAGTGAAAATAAGGTGAGCAGAGAATTTCCATTCCGTGACCGAGCCATTGAACTTCTTTACGACCTTCTGGATCAGGCAACCAAATAAATTCATGACCAGTAAAGACTGGGCCGTCCATTGGGACAGCGTAAGAAAGGCAGGCGTGTTGTTGACATTGGGGAGCAAGAACCCATTTAACGGCTCAAAGCTCCAGAATAAAGGATCTTCACCCACGCTGCAAAATGAATCGGAATGGCGATCACCAAATTTTCTCGCATGGAGTCCGGCTTCCCGTCCTTCTTCAACAACGTACCTCCCTTGTTCTGTGACCATGCTAGGGGTTCCTAAATCCCCATTATCCATATTATAACATTACTTCCTCCTCTTGAGAGCCAATCCTTATCCTACCAAACACGGAATGAACCCCAGAGGGGAACCGGTTCCCGGTTACTCTGGTTTTTTGGATAAAGCCGAATAACAAGGGTAATAAGTAAGGAGACCGAAGGGAAAGGAGAAGTAAAATGACCGAAGAACAGGATAAATCATCTGTCACACTGGGAGTGTTTTTGCTGGATTGCCTTAAAAAGGAGGGTATCCGCGAGATTTTCGGAATCCCGGGAGACTATAATTTTACTCTGCTCGATGCTCTGGAGCAGTACGAAGGCATCGATTTCATTAACGGCCGCAACGAGCTTAACGCTGGATACGCAGCCGACGGCTACGCCAGGATAAAAGGAATGGCGGCCCTCATTACGACTTTCGGCGTCGGGGAGCTTAGCGCGTGCAATGCCATCGCCGGTTCTTACAGTGAAAGCGTACCGGTCATTCACATCGTAGGTTCGCCCAAATCCATGCTCCAGCAGGAGCATAAGCTGCTTCACCATACTCTGCATGACGGCAACTACGACGCTTTCCGCCAAGTGTATGAGCCGATTACCGCCTACACCGCGGTGGTCACCCCGCAGAACGCCGCCATCGAAATTCCGGCCGCTATCCGAATAGCCAAAGAACGGAAAAAACCGGTTTATCTGGTCGTCGCGATCGATCAGGTGACGCAGCCCATCGTGCCCCGTTCTTTTCAACCCGAGGACAAGCAAACGAACGCCAGCTCGCTGGAAGCGGCTACGGCTCATGCCCGTCGGCTGCTGGATAACGCCAAGAGCGCGGTGATTCTTGCGGATCATCCGGTGCAGAGGTACGGGCTCGGCCCCCAGGTTCAGAAGCTGTCGGAAGCCATGCAGATTCCTACGGCATCTATGATGCTCGGCAAGAGCTCTTTGGATGAGAGCCACGCTAACTACATCGGAATGTATGGCGGGGCGTTTGGCAGCCAGGAGGTTAGCGCCGTGGTGGAAGAGGCGGATTGTGTCCTAGCCGTCGGGGTCGTCTGGTCGGACAGCAACACCGCTAACTTTACCGCCAAGCTGGAATCCTCCCGCATGATCCGGATCCAGCCGGATCATGTGCAAATAGGGGAAGCCGCCTACCGGAACATTAAAGCGGAAGACATGCTGTCCGCCCTTCAGGCTGTCGGGTTTCAACCGAAAGCGGGCATTCCGCAGGTTTCTTTTCCGTATGACACGGTCACCGGCGGAGCCGATGAGCCGCTTACCTCGGCCTCCTACTACCCGCGGTTCCAGCGGATGCTGAAGCAAGACGACATCTTGGTGGTCGACACGGGCACGCTGACTTACGGCCTGTCCCAGGTTCGGCTTCCCCAGGGAGTCGATTACATCGCGCAGGCCGGCTGGGAAAGCATAGGCTACGCCACTCCGGCTGCCTTCGGGGCCAGTGTAGCGGGCGGCCAACGCCGCGTTCTGTTGTTTACCGGGGAAGGGGCGCTGCAGCTGACGGTTCAGGAAATAAGCTCCCTGTTGGCTGGCGGGTACCACCCCATCATTTTTGTTCTGAACAACAGCGGGTATACGATCGAGAAATACCTGAATGTCAAAACCCGGAATCAGAAGTACAACGAGATTCCCCAGTGGTCGTATACGAAGCTGGTCGAAGCCTTTGGCGGAGACGCCTACACCGTCCAGGTAAGAACCAACGGCGAGTTGGATGACGCCATTGAAGAGGCAGCCCGGCGGAACGCGGAAAGCATGAGCATTATCGAGCTAATCACCGACCCGATGGACGCGCCGGCCTATCTCCACAAAATGAGGGAGTATTTGAAGATGCAGGAGAACCAGCAAAGCTAGCAGAAGAAGAAGAAAACAGGCAGCCAGGGCGGCTGCCTGTTTATTTGCGTACGCGCTCGTTTACAAGCTGTCTGTTCTTTCGATGGGTCATAACAGCGAGGGATGGGGGCTCCAGCCGACTGCTTAAACCCGGGCAAGCTTATCCGGGTTCACTACGAAATAGATTCTGGCAAGCTTACCTTGCCGGAGCTGGATAAACATGGCGCCCAGCGTTTCATTCCCCGAACGAAAGACGATTCCGGCCTCCCCGTTCAGAGAGGCCCTCTCGAATTGAAGACTATTCGGATAAAAGGACTGGGCGTTCTTAAACACGCCGAGCAGGAACCGAGCCACGCGATCGCGCTCTTGCAGAGGACGCGTCGACGCGGTTACTTTGCCGCCTCCATCGGAGACGAGCATGACGTCTTCGGTCAACAGAGACATCATATGATCGACGTTCCCTTGCTCGAGAGAGGAAAGGAACCGGCTTACCCATTCCATTTCCACCGCTTCCGCCGCAACCGGCTCCTCTTCGGATATTCCCATCTTGCCTCTGGCCCGGCTTAACAGCTTGCGGCAGTTCGCTTCCTGCTTGCCGAGCAGTTCCGCAATATCGGGATAATCGAAGCCCAGCCCCTCACGCAGGACGAAAACTGTCCGCTCTGCCGGCGTCAACCGCTCCAACAGGACCAGCATGGCGTAAGACAGCAGATCGCGGCGGACGACCGTCATCTCGAGCGTATCCGTCTCCTGTGTCCGAATCGGTTCGGGCAGCCAAGGCCCTACATACATCTCCCTCTTCTTCCGCGCCGACTTCTGCTGATTAAGGCAGTGATTGGTTACCATTTTGCACAGATACGCCTTCGGCTCCTCCAATCGTTCGGGATGCACGTCGCAGGCCTTAACAAACACGTCCTGTACCGCATCTTCCGCGTCTGCCGCCGAGCCTGTCAATTGATACGCCAGTGTAAACAGCAGCGCTTTGTATTGATCGTACAGTTCCTCCATTCGCCTTCTTCCCTTCTCCGGGCTGTTGAGCTTGGTCTCTTGTTTTTATCGAAGCCTACTGCCTGCATCCCATGCCAGATTGCGGATTTTCCACGCCAGCTTTCCCGTTATGATCATATCCAGTCCCCATTTGCGTCCCCACACCAATCCGCGGTTTTCCCCCAGACCGATGCAGAAGAATTCCAAGATGGAACTCGGGGATTTGTGAACCGGCGCGGGGCGGCCCTCCAGATCGGATAACAGGATTTTCCCCAACCGATCGGCCTGCAGCCCGCCTTCTCCGCATCTCATAAGATCCGCCTTGCCGTTTCTCGGATCGACAATTCTTGCACAGTCTCCAATGCTGTAGACGCCAGGCGCCCCCTTGACGCGATAGCATTCATCCACCAGCACTTGGCCATCAGGGGTAAGGGGCAAGCCCATCTGGCGAAGGGCCGGATTCGGAATCAGACCAATCGTCCATATGCATAGACCAACCGGCAGACGATCCCCATTGCTGAGCGTCACCCCTCCTGCTTCCTCCTGCATCACCTTACGGTTGTAAAGTACGGTTACGCCGCATTCTCGGAGGATCTGATCCAATTTACGTCCAACCTTCTCGGATCCTTCCAGGAATAAGCGTTTCTCTCCACTCAGCAAATAGACCGAGATATCGGATGGGGTAAGTCCTAGAGACGAGGCTTCCTTCCGCATCTCAAGAGCCAGCTCGGCGGATGTCTCTACACCGCTGATGCCCGCTCCCGCAACCGCTATGGACATCAGCCGCTTTCGTTCCGCAGGGTTCGTCTCGCCGGCAGCTCTCTGCAGGTTGGCGTGCCAGCGCCTCCGGATGTCCGCCGCGGTTTGCAGGTCGGTCAGAGCGATGCCGCCCTGATCGGGATTCGGCTGCCGAACGATGCTGCCGATCGCTACGACCAAAAGGTCATAATCCAGGCGGGCCTCCTTCCCTTGCCCATCCTCATAGTGAAGCTGTTTTCCTCTGCTGTCCACGGACGTAACCGTACCTTGGATGAATTCAACCCCTTCGAAAAACGAATAGTGCGTCCAGGGAATCATAATCTGCTCCTCGCCCACGGCCGGACGGAACAGAAGAATTTTGCGCACATGACCGGGCTGCTTGTCGATCAGAATAAACCGAATCCGCCGCCCGCCCGCCATGTCCCGGGTCTCTTCCTTTATCGCTTTGAGCGCTCCCAGCCCTACATGGCCGCCTCCGATAACTATACAGGTCAAGTCGTTCATCTTTCCCCAGC contains:
- a CDS encoding alpha-keto acid decarboxylase family protein; the protein is MTEEQDKSSVTLGVFLLDCLKKEGIREIFGIPGDYNFTLLDALEQYEGIDFINGRNELNAGYAADGYARIKGMAALITTFGVGELSACNAIAGSYSESVPVIHIVGSPKSMLQQEHKLLHHTLHDGNYDAFRQVYEPITAYTAVVTPQNAAIEIPAAIRIAKERKKPVYLVVAIDQVTQPIVPRSFQPEDKQTNASSLEAATAHARRLLDNAKSAVILADHPVQRYGLGPQVQKLSEAMQIPTASMMLGKSSLDESHANYIGMYGGAFGSQEVSAVVEEADCVLAVGVVWSDSNTANFTAKLESSRMIRIQPDHVQIGEAAYRNIKAEDMLSALQAVGFQPKAGIPQVSFPYDTVTGGADEPLTSASYYPRFQRMLKQDDILVVDTGTLTYGLSQVRLPQGVDYIAQAGWESIGYATPAAFGASVAGGQRRVLLFTGEGALQLTVQEISSLLAGGYHPIIFVLNNSGYTIEKYLNVKTRNQKYNEIPQWSYTKLVEAFGGDAYTVQVRTNGELDDAIEEAARRNAESMSIIELITDPMDAPAYLHKMREYLKMQENQQS
- the sigJ gene encoding RNA polymerase sigma factor SigJ — translated: MEELYDQYKALLFTLAYQLTGSAADAEDAVQDVFVKACDVHPERLEEPKAYLCKMVTNHCLNQQKSARKKREMYVGPWLPEPIRTQETDTLEMTVVRRDLLSYAMLVLLERLTPAERTVFVLREGLGFDYPDIAELLGKQEANCRKLLSRARGKMGISEEEPVAAEAVEMEWVSRFLSSLEQGNVDHMMSLLTEDVMLVSDGGGKVTASTRPLQERDRVARFLLGVFKNAQSFYPNSLQFERASLNGEAGIVFRSGNETLGAMFIQLRQGKLARIYFVVNPDKLARV
- a CDS encoding NAD(P)/FAD-dependent oxidoreductase — protein: MNDLTCIVIGGGHVGLGALKAIKEETRDMAGGRRIRFILIDKQPGHVRKILLFRPAVGEEQIMIPWTHYSFFEGVEFIQGTVTSVDSRGKQLHYEDGQGKEARLDYDLLVVAIGSIVRQPNPDQGGIALTDLQTAADIRRRWHANLQRAAGETNPAERKRLMSIAVAGAGISGVETSAELALEMRKEASSLGLTPSDISVYLLSGEKRLFLEGSEKVGRKLDQILRECGVTVLYNRKVMQEEAGGVTLSNGDRLPVGLCIWTIGLIPNPALRQMGLPLTPDGQVLVDECYRVKGAPGVYSIGDCARIVDPRNGKADLMRCGEGGLQADRLGKILLSDLEGRPAPVHKSPSSILEFFCIGLGENRGLVWGRKWGLDMIITGKLAWKIRNLAWDAGSRLR